CAGTTTTGAACCTTTGCATTCTCAGTTATTAACATGCTAAAAATTGGTATACAGATCCATTGTGCTTGAGAGGGGCCTAAGTATGGCCTAATATTCAATTTGctaaatccaaaccaaaatACACAAATCTTGGTATTTCTAGATCTCCTTAGCTCAGACTAGTAACATACTGGGAATTTGCATTGTAATTCATTAGGATCTTAAAAATCAGCTTCTTGTCAAGCACTGAAAAACTGTCAACTAGCCTAGAGAATGGACCTCACAGTATGTCTGCTATCATAAGCTCAATCAGTGCCCACACTCGATTGGCCGATAGTCGATCCTCTCTACCGTCTATTTTCCACAATTGACCTTATCGTGCAGTTTTACTCGGCTCTCAGCTCCTCTTAGGCTTAGTCGATCCTAAACTTTACTTTCCACTAAATTGACAATCCTATTTGCATTCTGTTGTCACAGTTGACCTTATAGTAAAATTCTAGTTTGATGTTTATCACAATGATGTTTATCAGTCCCTTACCGGCCCCAAATTTGTTCAGCTTTCACACTGGTCCTTTGAACTAAAGGCAAGCTGAAACTCAATtaagattctctctctctctctctctctctctctgtctctttctCAAGCAACCACACCCATTCATAAGGGTATTTGGctatatagagagaaaaaaaagcaGTCAGCATAACCTTGCTTTATCCTTCCCTGCTTAAATTTTCACAAGAGAAAAGAACGATATATAGCTTAAAACAATTAACAGCACTCAGTTATGCTTAAATACACAAAGAGTTGCTTAGGACTAAATTCTGCCAATCCCACAAAGAGATGAAGATAATACTGATTTCTTCTTGCCGCCTTACAGAATCCCAACGCTGGTGAGAGACTCTGATTAAGTTGCTTATTTTCAAACTAGTTTGTTGGATCCTTGAATTTGTCACAAAGATATGCCTCAGCTTACCACATATCAACTTCTCTAGAATTTCAGCTCAAACCAAGGTGACATCAGCCCAGCCTACACACACTGTTGACAGTTCATCAAAACAGACCACATTTTCCTTCCAGCTGTTGGCAATTTTACTTTCCCATCTGTAGTTTCCTTGCATCATCCTATTGTCAATTGTTCTCCTAGGAAACTTAGTCTCAACCATCTTTATGGCTATTCATCTGCTATTCACAGAGTCTCGCAGGCACTCTGAGGGCATGGAGTGTCACACTTTGACTTGCTCATTTGTGGACAACTCATGAGACATTACAATTATGAACTTTTTGTTGAGTTCTTAAGTATATTGGTTTTGGTATTGGGGATGGGTacatagttaaattttatttgcattactGGTCTGGCTATAGGAATGTTCATACAAGATGTGACTGTTAGTGGGTGGTTCGAGTTATCCTCTAATGGCATTATATGGTCTCCTATGTTAGGTGGAATCTGTATGATCATAAAATTTACTCTATGACAAcctttttggttatttttacccaaaaaaaagaaagattttcAGGTATGTTTTTGAAGCAGGGCATTTCAAGACAAAGGGGTGGATACATGGAAGTTTGTGCCCTCAAGGGAGATCcttttcaattcttttattttaatgctACAGTTGCTTTAAGTCGTAAGGACTTTACTTCAATCTGTAAACCAAATCTTCCTTACCTCTTACTTGAAAACTTTCCAGTTGCttgatataaattaatttttcaaatcacCATGAAGGAATATTGTTTCCAAATCTATACATGCAATCTTTAAATCTTTCTAGCTGCTAGACCATGTACTACTCTAATGATGACACCTTCAAAACTTGAGAGAAGATTTCTTCAAAATACACTCCTCTTTGCTTAAAGCCTTTTATTGAAAGTCTTGCTTTATACCTAGGCTGCAAAACATTCTCTTCAGTTTTCAACATGTACACCTGTTTATTCTTGAGTTCTCTTTCACATTCACGCAACTTTTATCTGCTCATAAGTATTGTTGTCATGTAAAGCACATCTAACCACTTTAATATGTTATGGCTTTACCATAACTGTCCAACTTTTGCCCACCAATGAGCATCGTGTGATCTACAAGAGAATATCTAATTGAAGGTTGTCTAGCTGTAGAAGAGCTTATCTCTATTGATTTTCAGCCGGTAACTTTGCACCATACTACAGATGCTTTGCAgttattgaattttcaaatttagtttCATTGCCTTTATGCTCAACTGCATGATTAActgtttgaattattttgatcACATTTTAGGTCTTGAGTTTCTGCTCTTGTCTAATATATTCAATGGTCTTATCTCTCCAGAAGAACATCTCTACTCCTCTCCGCTCTCTTAGCAATTGGATCCTATAGTTTATGGTCAAAGTCATGATGAAAGGAAGATACATTGCTTTGCTTAGAATCAAACTTCCATATCCATCCTCTGAAATGTGCTCATAAACAACACAACCAAACACCTTCAAGTGTTTGTAGGAAACATTCTTTTTGGATCACACCTATACTGGCACATCAGTCTACACAGGAGGTAAAGGTGAGAGGTTAATCAAATCCATAGTTGTCCTCATTGCCTCATCCCAGAAGATCTTCAGCAACTTTGCTTTTTTCATGTGTTTGCAcgatttattctttttactgCATTATTTTCTGaagatttttttatagtaattatCTGATGCTTTATGTCTTTAACTTTTGCAATAATCATCAATCGTTCCCTTGTACTTCCCTCCATTATTTGTTCAGATGCACTTCAACTTTCTACCTGTTTTTCTTTTGAACActagtttgaaattttttagacaAATCTAACACTTGGCCTTTAGTTTTTAATGCATAAGCCCGACCTTTCTAGAGAAATCATTGATAAATGTAACAAAGTACAATGCATCATTGAGTGCCCTATTCGTCAAGAGtgcacaaaatttaaaatatgtaattcttttgaatggaggaaaattcttaaaattaattagccaTTGCTTACTTGGTAAACAATGCTCACAGTTCCTTAACAATGCACTTTTCATACCTAGCAGCAAATTCTTCTTGATTAGCAAAATTGAAACCCTTTTGACTCATAGCTTTTCATGCCCAAGTCTTCTGGGCTATAACTCTGTCGTCTTCCCACTCTCTAATGCATTCACTTTTTGACTGCATAGCTTTGCTTGCATCAAGTAGAGTGCATTATGTATTTTTTCCTTTGGTCACTATAAGAGAGCCCTTCAAAAATTCTCTCTTCCCTTCACTGAAGGTGTCTATGCCCTTGATCATCAGGCttcttaacaaaaattaaatttaggttGATCTTTGGTGCATGTATGACATCTTTGAATGCTAATTTGCAATATGTGTTAGTCTCTAAGCAAAAATCTCCCATGCCCGTAATTTGGAAACACCATTATGCCTCATTTTGATAATGTCAAAACCACCTGCTTGGtaagttggaaaaaaaattctatcctAGATGTAACATGGATGGATGCACTGCTATCAATAATCCAATTTGACTGTTGGCATGATAAACTCATGATTATAGTTACTGATTGTAATTACATCCTCTGAAGTGGTTGCAACAGTCTCCTGGTCACCTTTATCTTTTTGCTGTTGCCTTTTCCACTTGAAGGAATCTTTCTTTATGTGGCCTGTCTTTTGGCAATGATGGCACTCAGCATCGTTGTTAACTTGAATGAACTTTTGGAATTCCCTCAATATATTCTTGACCCCTCTTGCTCCTTcccttatttttaataaataaagctTCAAAGTGAGAGGATGAACCAACTTCCTTTCTTCgtgtttttttcatttaatgaaCTTCTGTTAGCAATAGCATCTGGGGTATGTGAGGCATTATGACTAAGAAAGTTTCCCCACTATCCAAAATGGAGCTTAGAAGAAATAAGTCCGGcacttcatcatcaaaagcaaTTTCATACTCTGAAGCTGATTAGTAATTCTCTACATTTCATTCAAATGATTAGTCATAGGAGTTTCATCGTAATATTTCAGGATTAAGAAGTATCTATTGATGGCTgttttctaatttcttcctGAAAGAACAAGCCTAGGTCTCATTGTCAACATGATGGTAAATATTATCACctagtcatgtatggataaacCCAACAACCTGTCTTTTCAGCAATTTCCAATTGTCATGAATCACCTCCTTTGGTTTAGCCAAAACACCAGTAATAGGTTGGTGAAACTTATTGCAATTGAGTAGaccttccattttccttttcttaatATGGTAATTGTTTTTGCTTAACCTAATCACCCTCCTAGTCCTTTGGCTCggcccaaaattaaataaataaataactctCCTAGTATTTGCCTTGATAATTACcacaatgaaataaataaaccaGAGCTCTGATACTAGTTGTTGATAGAATATccaaataactaaataaatcaacaaatcaaatcaaattatagTGCCAAACAACCACACAAGAACACAAGATCTTATGTGGAGAATCTTTCAATGTGAAGAGATAAACCGTGGGAGATCTCCAACAAAATTCCACTATCAACAATCAATGTATACAAGAAGTTCTGCCTCCAATGGGCTCACAACAACCAAATATCAACTTCTTATAACCAAGATGATGCACATGAAACTAACTGCAGTTGATTGCATGTGCTTGTCAAAAAAATAGTTCACTTGAAAGGAAGTaatctagagagagagtgagaatgTCTATGATGTGCAACAAGCCTTCTTTCCTAGCCATCACGCTAAGTTTATTTATGTGCACGTTCCTAGAGTTGATTTATTTGGCTACTCCTGTAAAACCTGATATGGAACATCTTTTTGGTTGTGTTTTGAGATGGAATAGCTGCAATATCATTTACTTAATTTTGGTGCCTAAATTGGTCagatatttgaattattattttgttatgtcaGATATGGCATAGCAACATGCCATACAACAAAATAGCAGATAGGAAAGGTCACCAAGGATGGATGAAAGAGGAAGGTccatatttcatttttcctggTGGTGGAACAATGTTCCCAGATGGAGCTGTGCAATATATTGAGAAGCTTAAGCAGTATATTCCCATAGCAGGTGGAGTTCTAAGGACAGCTCTTGATATGGAATGTGGGGTAGGAAACTTGACCCTTTTGTTTTCATGGGGTTCGAATTGATGAGTGTACTTTCCGAAGATCGTTTAATTTTTATGCACATGTAGGTTGCAAGTTTTGGTGGGTATCTCTTATCTGAAGATGCTTTAACTCTCTCCTTTGCTCCAAGAGATTCACACAAAGCACAAATACAGTTTGCTCTGGAAAGAGGAATACCAGCATTTGTCGCAATGCTTGGAACTCGAAGATTTCCATTTCCTCCTTTCTCATTTGACTTGGTTCACTGCTCTCGATGTTTGATCCCTTTTTCAGCATATAGTAAGTTTCTTTAATTTGCATGCTCCATCATTATATGCTTATTGTGTTCATTCTTTATCATAAAATGTCATGCTTTGCAGATGCATCATATTTTATTGAAGTGGACTGGTTGTTTCGCCCTGGAGCATATTCAGTTATCTCAGGTCCCCCTGTCCAATGGCCTAAACAAGACAAGGAATGGGCAGATCTTCAGTCAGTGGCTCGGGCATTGTGTTATGAGTTGATTGCAGTAGACGGGAACGCTGTCATTTGGAAGAAACCTAATGGGGATTCATGTCTaccaaatcaaaatgaatttgGGCTAAAACATTGCGATGAGTCTGACGACCCAAGTCGTGCATGGTAATTGTCCTTTGAATGccttttttcttaattttccctCTTTGTATTTTCACATAATGCAAGGCAAAAAAGGCTGGGTAATGAAGAACCAACATCTGCAAAATATGAGTGTTACAAAGATGAGGGGGTTAAGATAGGTGTGCAGCCacacaagaaaagataaaattaaaaatgtggtTATGtataataaggttggagtgacttctattgaagataagatgtatGATGCATTATTAAGATGAGTTGGTAATATGAGGGGGAGACCAATAGAGACTCTTGTGAGGAGGATGGATGAAATGGACCAAGTATCTAGCAAAGgaggtagaggaagacaaaGAAAAACTTGATGGGCGACATTTAGGGGTGGGTTTACTTGTAGAAAATGTTTTCCCAGATTTCCagttttctataaaatctctagttctcattttctatagaaaatttaaaaaatacgttcaaatgttagaagtgtagaaaattaattttcaatctaGAGAATTAGACCATATGTTTGAAAAAGAGTTAACAGAGAGGTTTTTCTTTATACAATTGTAACTTTGTgttggagaaggagatggagattatttgagaaaaattttgtGGAAAACTGTGTTTTTCAAATCTCCAAAATtagtatggaaattttggaaaactcgTTTAGGAGTTTTTTAGTTaagttcaattttggagaattacgttttccaaatcttcattttctgtttataaaatttttgtatttgaacaaatctttaattttctattttcagtgGAGTAATGTTTCAGAAAACTGGGAATGTTTTCCACAACTAACAGTTCCTTCGGTATGAAATGAGTTATAAGGGCGTTATAGAAGATAAGGCTATAGATAGAAATGGctggcaagctagaattcatttAGTCAACCCGAGAGtagataaaggcttgatatgttgttgtattgtCACTTAAATCTTCTAATGCAATTGCTGGAGCATGAAACATCTTTTTTATGTTCCATATTGGGTTATGTTATGTAGCTTTTGTACATGGTGTTGAATGACTAAGATCTTCCTAACCCCTCAACATTGGACTAGTGCTTAAGATTAACATTATTGACCTGAACTTGTTAAAATAATTAGGTGTATTTCAATCTGAGATGAAGTCTTTTGCAGGTATTTCAAGTTAAAGAAATGTGCCACCAGGATATCGTCTGTGAAAGGAAAATATGCTGTTGGGGTGATTCCAAAGTGGCCAGATAGGCTAACAAAGGCTCCCTCAAGGGTTAAGATTATGAAAAATGGAATTAATATGTTTGATGCTGATAGCCGGCGGTGGGCAAGGAGAGTTGCTTACTATAAAACTTCTTTGAACTTGAAGCTTGGCACTTCAGCTGTACGAAATGTTATGGACATGAATGCATTTTTTGGAGGCTTAGCTGCTGCATTATCATCTGATCCTTTGTGGGTGATGAATGTTGTTCCTTCTCGCAAGCCTTTGACTCTTGACGTCATTTATGACAGAGGCCTAATTGGAGTTTACTGACTGGTGAGTTATGAAATGTCTACCTTTATGTTTTAATAGAATTGAGGATGCTTTACAGAGGGGGAAATGCCTGACTTAAGAGTACGAATTGGTAGATGTTTTATATCATTTGATAgataaaaattatcattttctgGTGGCCCTTTGTGCCTAAATATTGCAAAAATATAAGAGCAATAACTAAAAATGGTTGATGCACTTAAATAATCTAATGCTGATCTCACTTCCTTCTTGTATCTTCCCATACATGGACTTCTTTTGAACCTCAAGTTGGAGTCTTTTTGCCAGTATCAGTACTCCAAATTTGTTTATGTGCTACATAAGTTtgttatttaacttttaatccATGTACAACCATATTCTTTGTACAGGAAACTCAATTCTGTTATTTCCCTTAATTGGattgtttttcttatttattattttgtgaatcATGACAGATTTGGTATGGGTCATGTACATGCTAATGTCTGAGAGATGGCTGCCTTTTCCTTGCTTCCATGATAGATTAATTAGTCACCTGTTACGACTGATATAATAGAAAATGTTAGCTGCTATTGCTACCTATCTAAGTGAGGGATTCCTTTGTAGCTGGACAATGATTTGGGGGTTGAAATATGATGAATTGTTAACAACCATATAATTTAAAAGCTTAAAGTAGATAGagggttaattttatttttttatattattatgtttattctcatttttcttcaatcTTGGGCAGGGGCTtggtgttgtttcttgcaaTTTCCTTTTTGTAGATGTTGAATGATTTTTGTCGATCTATTGATAAATGTCAATGTAATTCGCAGTGCTCAGCTAACTCTTAGTTGGACCTTTTACAACTTAGCTTGATTGACAATGTTGCATCTAAAAATGATTTAGTTGTGGTGGTCATATTTGAATAGTTTGTGAAATGGTTAGGCCTGCATTACTAGTTAATAGTTAGTTTTTAGTCACCATTACTCCTAGTTGACTACAGTATTAACCATTTTCTTATCTATTCTCATTGTGTATGCGGGCTGGTCTCCAACTTTTTGCATTAAAGTGATTATTTTTCTTAGTGAAAATGGAATTTTTCTACTTGTTACTTCTACGGAATGATACGCATAGCTTGAGTTTCATTACATATCAATTTTGCATCACAAGCTTCATGGCGCGCCTAATAGAGTTGTcatgttttgtttattatttcaataggcaagtcaaatttaaaatttcagctTAAATGATCTAAATTTTagtcatattttctttttaatttgatccGTCTTGAGTGTTTCCCTACTTGTTCCTGTTTCTCGAATCTTTCTGTTTTCGTCACTATCTCTCCTAGTTTCCTTCTCTTCAATTCACAAATTCGGATGTGTACTTTTTCAGGATCAAATACAATGTAAGTGTGGTTGTTGACAAGGGCCCGAAGAAACCCCATTTTTCTACACTAATTTGAGAAGTTGAATGGACCAGGTAATTCTATTGTTGTTTGGTAATGTATTCATAAACAAGCACAATTCTCAATTCCTAAATGATAAATTTGAATAAAGATGGTTGCAATTCTCTTTTGTTAAAATCTTTTACATAGCTGACTTTGTCTTTCGCAACTCCTAAGCCATGGCTTTTTGAAAGTTCATGTTTGTGGAGAATTCTAAATTTGAATGTTGTGGTTTAGacttgtcaatttttttttagctaatTACTTCAATTTATCTAGTATTGTTATTGAATTATCTCTCTTGGTCTTGTGTAAATCATCAAAATCTGAAATCTAATGTCTCCGGAGGAATCTTAAAACTGAATGTTGTGGTTTATCAAtgtctatttctttttatctagttacatccatttatttagtattattcatTCTAAACATGGTTGCATTGTCTTCCCTGCTTAAGTTAATTTGCTGACATTcttctattaatatgaaaaaatgtgCTGAAAAAACAGTGTGGATTAAAGTTGGCAAAAAAATGAATTGTTATGAAAATgaattacatcaattatttaGTAATCTTGTTTAATCATCACTCTCTGCCCTATAATATGTGTAAACCATAGCGTTTTGAAACTTAATGTTTGTGTAGAATTGTGAAATTGAATGTTGCAGTTTATCACTGTTGATTACCTTTTAGctaatcaattcaatttatctAGTTTTGTTCTTGGATCATCTCTTTTGCTCGTGTAAATCATCACCTTTTGAAACTTAATGTCTATGGCGAAATTGTAAACTTGAATGTTGTGATTTATCAATgtcaatttctctctttctagtTGCATCCATTTTTTTAGCATTGTTCGTTTTAAAAAATGCATCTTCCTGCGTAAgttatatctaaaatatttttagacccACAATGTTTTCTCGCTCTTTggccaaaataataatgtataaaaaattgattgttggttcATATAACTAATTCATGTGCATCATTATTGCATTCCAATTAGAATGGTAATTTGCTCACATTCTTCTATAAATCTGAAGAAAAGTGCTGAGAAATAAGTGTGGataaaaattggtgaaaaaataaattgttattcAAGTGAATTTTGTAGTTTATCAATaatctaattacatcaattGTTTAGTAATCTTGTTAGATCATCTCTCTTCGTCCTGTAATATGTGTAAATCATGGCCTTTTGAAACTTAATGTTTGTGTAAAATTATGATAGTGTTGCAGTTTATCACTGCCGATTCTTTTTAGCTAATCACTTCAATTTATCTAGTATTGTTATTGGATAATTTCTTTTGGTCTTGTGCAAATCATTGAAACTTAATGTCTGTGGTGGAATTCTAAATTTGAATGTTCTGATTtatcaatgtcaatttctttctttctagttacattcatttttttagcattattcattttaaaaatattggcACAGTCTTCCTgcataagttatatttaaaatattactataacCACAATCCTTTCATGTTCCTTggccaaaaataatattatatgaaaattgattgttggtccaTGTAACTAATTCCTGCATTCATTGCATTCCACTAAATGCTAATTTGCACCCATTCTTCTATCAATAGAAAAATGTGCTCAAAAATAGGTGAGGAAACAAAttggtaaaaaataaattgttttgaaaatcaatttcctAGTTTATTAACAATCTAATTACATCATTTATTTAGTATCGTTGTTGGGTAGTCTCTCTGCCTTGTAATGTGTGTAAACCATGGCTTTTGAAActtaatttttgtgtaaattttgaatttgaatattacagtttttcattatcaatttctttttaactaaTCACTTCAATTTATCTAGTATTGTTCTGCGATCATCTTTTTGGTGCCGTGTAAATCATCactttctaaaatttaatgacCATGTGGAATTTTTATGCTGGAATGCTATGATTCATCAATGTCAATATCTTTTTATCTTGTTACAACCATTTATTAGTATTAGTCCTTCCAAAAGTGGTTGAATTGTCTTTACTGCACaacttatattgaaaatattattaaaatcataatcctTTCATGCTCCTTtgctaaaataataatagataaaaaattaattgctgGTCTATATAACTAATTTCTGCATTATTGCATTCCATGTAGAATGATAATTTGTTGACATtttctattaatatgaaaaaaagtgATGAAAAAATAGGTGTGGATTAAAgttgtgaaaaataaattgttatgaaagtgaattttgtggtttatAAACAAtctaattatatcaattatttaatattattgtttgttAATCGCTTTGCTGCCTTGAAATATGTGTAAAACATGACTTTTTGAATCTTAATATTTGTggataattttgaatttgtaaCGTTGCGGTTTCTCATGGCGTAGTATTGTTCTATTATCATCTCTTTTGGTGTTGTGTAAATCATCAGTTTCTGAAACTTCATGTTCGTATGGGATATTTGAGCTTGAATATTGTGATATatcaatgtcaattttttttttatcttgttacattcatttatttagtattattccTTTTAAAAGTGGTTAAATTTGTCTTTGCTGCATaacttatattgaaaataatagtaGAAGCACAATTTCTTCATACTCTTTTGcctaaataataatagattaaaGATGATATTGTTTTGgttcatataattaaatttctgCATCATTGTAGTCCAAGTAGAATGCTAATTTGAGCAGACATTCTTCTATTACATGAAAAAAAGTTCTGGAAAATAGGTGCCGAATAAATTGGCGAAAAAATAAANNNNNNNNNNNNNNNNNNNNNNNNNNNNNNNNNNNNNNNNNNNNNNNNNNNNNNNNNNNNNNNNNNNNNNNNNNNNNNNNNNNNNNNNNNNNNNNNNNNNTCAACTCCACTCGCTCTGGCCCAAATCTGGGTTCCACATCGAAGCGACCCTTCGAGTAACGGCAACAATAAGAAGAAGACTACTCAGAAAACCCTAGGCATGGCTTCTCGTTCTTCCTCCCGCTCCTCCTTTCGCAATACGCCTTTCTCCGATTTCGGCAGGTTATCTCTCTCTCGCATGGCTTCTCGTTCTTCCTCCCGCTCCTCCTTTCGCAATACGCCTTTCTCCGATTTCGGCaggttatctctctctctctctctctctctctctctctgtacttTGATTGCTTTTGTTGATGGTTTTCGCATGCTGTATAGCCACATTAGACAAACATCCGAGTACAGACAGAATAACTGgaaaaaaatttaggaaaataaataaataatttctgtTGTAAATTTACGAGTAGTTCTAAAGTTTCCCACTGTATTTGAAagttttttggttttgaaagtTGAATTCTGGAACTTACCAATGCCGAAATAGAAGAGCGTAATATGTGTAAACCATTTAAAACTGTATATTTTTACTTGCGAGGAAGAAGATTTTACTTTGAATGGTGTGTTGTGTCTCAAGGATTCTGCATTCTGGTTCCAACAAGCTCTATGGTTGAGACCAATTTCACTTCGTCATCTTAGTTATTACCATGACCcttcaacaaaaatatttgattacaGGCTATATGTCTTCTcgttcttgttcttgttcttgttcttgttcttgttcttcttcttcttcaaaaatatttgattacaGGCTTTATTTTACCCTCGTTGCTTTCGCCGGTAcgccttttcttctttttttccccttcaCAGCTGCAGACACTTCTCTCCCTCAATCTCCCGCTTTCTTTCTCCTTGTGAACTATCGTGAACCACCAGTTCTTATCTACCCTGATTTCTTCTATATCAGCTTTCGCAAACTCTCTAAAATTCTTTCACTTCTCAGATTGGGCACACACTGCTCGATGATTTGCTACCACCCCTTCTATAACTGGTATTTATAGACCTTTACCTTCAAACCATACTGAATTGATCTCTGCCATCatatctttatctttcttctcCCCTAACTCTCTCAATGCTAGACCTTTGGCTGCCTCCAATTGAAACCCTCACCATCAATTCCCAGTTTTAATTCTTACAGCTTGAATGTCCTCAATCAATTTCTGGTTGTGGTTCTTAGGGTTTTGAATGCCCTGACTGTtggcttttttatttttgtattttttttctcttacgTTACACTTGCACTGCATATTTATTCCTTTCTACcctctttttactttttaattttctatgttCGTATTTGTTTCTCGTTCTTTTGTTGCCTTTATCCTCTTGATCTCCACTACCGATACtactaatttttcattttatacaatttcaatttttaaaagcaTACTATCTGTCTTAGTTTTTAGGTAGGTTAGTGGTTAACAATTTAGTATAAAACCAAAATGGGCAAAAGATTTTCGTATTTACTCTCTACCAActcaatattttaataattccaCATGTTTGTCCAATTATGAAGGAAAGTTTGGCCTCACTAGGGGGAATGTGTTGTGTTAAGAGTATTAATActattgtaatatatatatgtactaatttcTTTAACAGCTTTAAGTTCTTAAAATGTATGGtggataataatttaacaaattcGATGTTTGGTCATTTGAAGTCAATTGTATATTGATTATTCTATGTTGTTTTCAGTCTTTTGACACTTGCacttatatttttgaaagaatttatTATGAAGGGAAAAGATCCATTTGGTACATTTATGTCATAAAACCATTTATGTCTAGTTTGGTACTGTTTTCTGGTATTAGAACCATTTGTTTTTAGTTTGGTATGGTGTTTATGCCAGATTGGGAAAATTACTTACAGTTAGGAACATAGGGTATCTGATTTTTCATCTGAATGGTTTTTCACCTGATGTGCATCCAGAAACTGAATATTTGCAACCCACCACCTGGTGGCCTCAAGTGGTTGCAACGTTTCCTTTTTATTTCTGTTGGGTTTAGTTATTTCACTAACTTTGACGAACATTATATAGACAACCCTGCTCTTGTTcactagaaaaagaaaagaaagaaagaaaaagcttCCTAATATTCAATTTGctaaatccaaaccaaaatACACAAATCTTGATATATCTAGATCTCCTTATCTCAGACTACTAA
The Diospyros lotus cultivar Yz01 chromosome 12, ASM1463336v1, whole genome shotgun sequence DNA segment above includes these coding regions:
- the LOC127787188 gene encoding probable pectin methyltransferase QUA3 isoform X2, with protein sequence MPYNKIADRKGHQGWMKEEGPYFIFPGGGTMFPGGVLRTALDMECGVASFGGYLLSEDALTLSFAPRDSHKAQIQFALERGIPAFVAMLGTRRFPFPPFSFDLVHCSRCLIPFSAYNASYFIEVDWLFRPGAYSVISGPPVQWPKQDKEWADLQSVARALCYELIAVDGNAVIWKKPNGDSCLPNQNEFGLKHCDESDDPSRAWYFKLKKCATRISSVKGKYAVGVIPKWPDRLTKAPSRVKIMKNGINMFDADSRRWARRVAYYKTSLNLKLGTSAVRNVMDMNAFFGGLAAALSSDPLWVMNVVPSRKPLTLDVIYDRGLIGVYHDWIKYNVSVVADKGPKKSHFSTLI
- the LOC127787188 gene encoding probable pectin methyltransferase QUA3 isoform X1, with amino-acid sequence MPYNKIADRKGHQGWMKEEGPYFIFPGGGTMFPDGAVQYIEKLKQYIPIAGGVLRTALDMECGVASFGGYLLSEDALTLSFAPRDSHKAQIQFALERGIPAFVAMLGTRRFPFPPFSFDLVHCSRCLIPFSAYNASYFIEVDWLFRPGAYSVISGPPVQWPKQDKEWADLQSVARALCYELIAVDGNAVIWKKPNGDSCLPNQNEFGLKHCDESDDPSRAWYFKLKKCATRISSVKGKYAVGVIPKWPDRLTKAPSRVKIMKNGINMFDADSRRWARRVAYYKTSLNLKLGTSAVRNVMDMNAFFGGLAAALSSDPLWVMNVVPSRKPLTLDVIYDRGLIGVYHDWIKYNVSVVADKGPKKSHFSTLI
- the LOC127787188 gene encoding probable pectin methyltransferase QUA3 isoform X3, whose amino-acid sequence is MPYNKIADRKGHQGWMKEEGPYFIFPGGGTMFPDGAVQYIEKLKQYIPIAGGVLRTALDMECGVASFGGYLLSEDALTLSFAPRDSHKAQIQFALERGIPAFVAMLGTRRFPFPPFSFDLVHCSRCLIPFSAYNASYFIEVDWLFRPGAYSVISGPPVQWPKQDKEWADLQSVARALCYELIAVDGNAVIWKKPNGDSCLPNQNEFGLKHCDESDDPSRAWYFKLKKCATRISSVKGKYAVGVIPKWPDRLTKAPSRVKIMKNGINMFDADSRRWARRVAYYKTSLNLKLGTSAVRNVMDMNAFFGGLAAALSSDPLWVMNVVPSRKPLTLDVIYDRGLIGVY